A stretch of the Desulfobacter sp. genome encodes the following:
- a CDS encoding type II toxin-antitoxin system MqsR family toxin: MRLKIKPKYDLKKVHEAIKNGNYRVHLRVWNEIKNDFGWQSKHLEKYFLALKTKHFDKPMPMKSKPPYDYYGEIPAIYDVYKSDNIMGENVYTHFYFNEDTLIIDSVHEQ; this comes from the coding sequence GTGAGGTTAAAAATTAAACCTAAATACGACTTAAAAAAAGTACATGAAGCCATAAAGAATGGGAATTACAGAGTTCACCTCCGTGTATGGAATGAAATCAAAAATGATTTTGGCTGGCAATCAAAGCATTTAGAGAAATATTTTTTAGCCCTCAAAACAAAACATTTTGACAAACCCATGCCCATGAAAAGCAAACCTCCATATGACTATTACGGTGAAATACCGGCAATATATGATGTTTACAAATCAGATAATATCATGGGTGAAAATGTTTATACCCATTTCTACTTCAACGAAGATACGCTTATAATTGACAGCGTGCACGAACAATAA
- a CDS encoding fumarate reductase cytochrome b subunit — MESYTIESNKKKSRLPARLDLVQSGTGLILGLFMWVHMLLVASIILGKGAFNWVAKTMELAFLSDTGHGYPIAVFFAVAGVFTLFIIHALLGARKFPISWKQHRIMRDQMVMMKHQDTNLWYIQALTGFIMFFAGSVHLYTMLTHPGSIDPYLSADRVVSGNMWFVYMILLVCVELHGTIGLYRLAMKWGWFQGKDNKTAKASRAKLKLLKNRLTIFFLSLGILALLVFIVIGIGHRDKAGQPYAKAEAVHAPAVEPDSPAVDKALPEVMVEEAVEPEQEELPAKAHDAVVPGAKEVQEEIETVPAPAHDEAVEPQAHPAPADVHSAEEIH, encoded by the coding sequence TTGGAAAGTTATACCATTGAGTCAAACAAGAAAAAGAGCAGGCTCCCGGCGCGGCTGGATTTAGTCCAGAGCGGCACAGGTCTGATCCTTGGGCTGTTTATGTGGGTGCACATGCTTTTGGTGGCCAGTATTATTTTGGGCAAAGGCGCCTTTAACTGGGTGGCCAAAACCATGGAGCTGGCCTTTTTGTCAGACACGGGACATGGTTATCCCATTGCGGTTTTCTTTGCCGTGGCAGGGGTGTTTACCCTGTTCATCATCCATGCGCTTCTGGGTGCACGAAAGTTCCCCATTTCCTGGAAACAGCACAGGATCATGCGGGATCAGATGGTCATGATGAAACATCAGGATACCAACCTCTGGTACATCCAGGCCCTGACCGGATTTATCATGTTTTTTGCAGGTTCTGTCCATCTGTACACCATGCTTACCCATCCGGGCAGTATTGACCCCTATCTTTCTGCAGACCGTGTGGTCTCGGGTAATATGTGGTTTGTCTATATGATTTTACTGGTCTGTGTGGAACTCCACGGCACCATCGGCCTTTACCGCCTGGCCATGAAATGGGGATGGTTTCAGGGCAAGGACAATAAAACGGCCAAAGCATCCCGGGCAAAACTTAAACTATTGAAAAACCGGCTGACCATTTTCTTTCTTTCCCTGGGCATTTTGGCCCTGCTGGTATTTATTGTCATCGGCATCGGACACAGGGACAAGGCGGGCCAGCCTTACGCCAAGGCCGAAGCCGTTCATGCCCCGGCGGTTGAACCAGATTCGCCGGCAGTGGACAAGGCCCTCCCCGAGGTCATGGTTGAAGAGGCGGTTGAACCTGAGCAGGAAGAACTTCCGGCCAAAGCCCATGACGCGGTCGTGCCAGGGGCAAAAGAGGTTCAAGAAGAGATTGAGACCGTTCCTGCTCCGGCCCATGACGAGGCTGTTGAACCCCAGGCCCATCCTGCTCCGGCAGATGTCCATTCCGCAGAAGAAATACATTAA
- the sucC gene encoding ADP-forming succinate--CoA ligase subunit beta: MKIHEYQAKDLFRQYNVPVPEGQPAFSVDEAKEAASKLGKFPVVVKAQIHAGGRGKGGGVKLAHSMEEVETISSQILGMTLVTHQTGPEGKQVQKLLIESGQDIKKELYLSLLVDRATASIIIMASQDGGMDIETVADKTPERIIKVGVDPLLGIQGYQIREVAFGLALPKAAMKSFSGLLANLYKMFAATDCSMLEINPLILTSDDQVLALDAKVDFDSNALYRHKDLLELRDLTEEDPLEVEASKFNLNYINLDGNVGNIVNGAGLAMSTMDIIKNAGATPANFMDVGGGASSEQVENAFRIILADEKVKAVLINIFGGILRCDIFAQGVVDAAKKTGINIPVVVRMEGTNVTQGKQILADAGLNLTSATDLSDAAQKIAAAVN, from the coding sequence ATGAAAATACATGAGTATCAGGCAAAGGACTTGTTTCGTCAGTACAATGTTCCCGTACCTGAAGGGCAGCCTGCATTTTCCGTTGATGAGGCCAAGGAGGCCGCGTCAAAACTGGGAAAATTTCCCGTGGTTGTCAAGGCCCAGATCCATGCCGGCGGCAGGGGCAAGGGCGGCGGGGTCAAACTGGCCCATTCCATGGAAGAGGTGGAAACTATTTCCAGCCAGATCCTGGGCATGACCCTGGTGACCCACCAGACAGGACCCGAGGGGAAACAGGTTCAAAAACTTTTGATCGAGTCCGGCCAGGATATTAAAAAAGAGCTATATCTTTCCCTTTTAGTGGACCGGGCCACCGCCTCCATCATCATCATGGCCAGCCAGGACGGGGGCATGGATATTGAGACTGTGGCGGACAAGACCCCTGAAAGAATTATCAAAGTAGGGGTGGACCCCCTTTTGGGTATCCAGGGGTATCAGATCCGGGAGGTGGCATTTGGACTGGCATTGCCCAAGGCGGCCATGAAATCCTTTTCAGGACTTTTGGCCAATCTCTATAAAATGTTTGCGGCCACAGACTGCTCCATGCTGGAAATCAATCCCTTGATTTTAACCTCCGATGATCAGGTCCTTGCCCTGGATGCCAAGGTGGACTTTGATTCCAACGCCCTCTACCGTCACAAAGACCTGCTGGAACTTCGGGATCTGACTGAGGAAGATCCCCTGGAGGTGGAAGCCTCCAAGTTTAATCTCAACTACATCAATTTGGACGGTAACGTGGGTAATATCGTCAACGGTGCCGGTCTTGCCATGTCCACCATGGATATTATTAAAAATGCCGGTGCCACCCCTGCCAACTTCATGGATGTCGGGGGCGGAGCCTCGTCTGAACAGGTGGAAAACGCCTTTAGGATCATCCTGGCCGATGAAAAAGTAAAAGCCGTGCTCATTAATATTTTCGGTGGGATTTTGCGGTGTGATATTTTTGCCCAGGGGGTGGTGGATGCGGCCAAAAAAACCGGGATCAATATTCCCGTGGTGGTCCGGATGGAAGGCACCAATGTGACCCAGGGCAAGCAGATCCTGGCCGATGCCGGCTTGAACCTGACCAGTGCAACCGATCTTTCAGATGCAGCCCAGAAAATCGCGGCTGCCGTCAATTAA
- the sucD gene encoding succinate--CoA ligase subunit alpha — protein sequence MSIFVNKDTKLLVQGITGNEGSFHARQCIEYGTRIVAGVTPGKGGQKMDDVPVFNTVAQAVQATGANASLIFVPPPFGADAIMEAADAGVELIVCITEGIPILDMVRVKHFLATKNCRLIGPNCPGIIVPDECKIGIMPGKIHKRGSIGVVSRSGTLTYEVVDQLTKLGMGQSTCIGIGGDPVNGTNFIDVLSAFEADEETSAVVMVGEIGGNAEEEAASYIQANLTKPVVGFIAGLTAPPGRRMGHAGAIISGASGTGSAKIQAFKDNGVHVCENLGQIGQICKDVF from the coding sequence GTGAGTATATTTGTAAACAAGGACACCAAGCTTCTGGTCCAGGGCATTACCGGAAATGAAGGCAGTTTCCATGCCCGGCAATGCATTGAATACGGCACCCGTATTGTGGCCGGTGTTACCCCGGGTAAGGGGGGACAGAAAATGGATGATGTCCCGGTATTCAATACCGTGGCCCAGGCTGTTCAGGCAACAGGGGCCAATGCCTCTTTGATTTTTGTGCCCCCGCCCTTTGGCGCCGATGCCATCATGGAAGCGGCCGATGCCGGTGTCGAGCTCATTGTCTGCATTACCGAGGGCATTCCCATTCTTGACATGGTCCGTGTGAAACATTTTCTGGCCACTAAAAATTGCCGGCTCATCGGACCCAATTGTCCGGGGATCATTGTCCCGGATGAGTGCAAAATTGGGATCATGCCCGGCAAGATTCATAAAAGAGGCAGCATTGGCGTGGTCTCCAGATCCGGCACCCTCACCTATGAGGTGGTGGACCAGCTGACCAAGCTTGGCATGGGCCAGTCCACCTGTATCGGTATTGGCGGGGACCCTGTTAACGGCACCAATTTCATAGATGTTTTGTCTGCCTTTGAGGCGGATGAAGAGACCAGCGCTGTTGTCATGGTCGGCGAGATCGGCGGGAACGCCGAAGAAGAGGCGGCAAGCTATATACAGGCAAATCTGACCAAACCCGTGGTCGGTTTTATCGCAGGGCTGACAGCGCCTCCGGGCCGGAGGATGGGCCATGCTGGCGCCATTATTTCCGGCGCAAGCGGTACCGGGTCAGCCAAAATACAGGCATTCAAGGATAACGGGGTCCATGTCTGCGAAAATTTAGGGCAGATCGGCCAAATTTGTAAAGATGTATTTTAA
- a CDS encoding HD-GYP domain-containing protein, whose product MLYTISTKALKIGMFIILPKWHFDYPETGNKFLITSEKQLNFIVNTGIKKVQIDSAMSQANIDFQRITHPIPEKGTAIPAWDPEKGFTMELRSIISDPDAALEVKARAVYGKSLEIMKILFLNPTADVLGETKKAVAKIADLILNDEETSLNLLQLTSHDFYTYTHSVNVGILGISLTKRLYKRNTGHDIHELGAGFFLHDLGKIKVDQAILNKPGRLDDNEMKRIRIHPFQSYKILEKTNQLTDECRVICMQHHEREDGGGYPRRLVGDQIHDYARVCCITDVYDALTAERSYKKALSPFEALRVMKEEMIGFFHKEIFENFVRLFNA is encoded by the coding sequence ATGCTTTACACCATTTCAACAAAAGCGTTAAAGATTGGCATGTTTATTATCCTGCCAAAATGGCATTTTGATTATCCGGAAACAGGTAACAAATTCCTTATCACCTCTGAAAAGCAGTTAAATTTTATTGTAAACACAGGCATCAAAAAAGTACAAATAGACTCTGCAATGTCCCAGGCAAATATTGATTTTCAAAGAATTACCCACCCGATACCGGAAAAAGGAACTGCAATACCGGCCTGGGATCCTGAAAAAGGCTTTACCATGGAGTTACGCTCCATTATCAGTGATCCTGATGCTGCCCTCGAGGTTAAAGCCAGAGCGGTTTACGGAAAATCTTTGGAGATTATGAAAATTCTTTTTTTGAATCCAACGGCTGACGTTCTGGGGGAAACCAAAAAAGCCGTTGCCAAAATAGCAGATCTTATCCTCAATGACGAAGAAACAAGCTTGAATCTGCTACAGCTTACCTCCCACGATTTTTATACTTATACCCATTCGGTCAACGTGGGCATCCTCGGTATCAGCCTTACAAAAAGGTTGTATAAACGGAACACTGGCCATGATATCCATGAACTCGGCGCTGGTTTTTTCCTCCATGACCTCGGCAAGATAAAGGTAGATCAAGCCATCCTCAACAAACCCGGAAGACTTGATGACAATGAGATGAAACGAATCAGAATACACCCGTTCCAAAGCTATAAAATCCTGGAGAAAACCAACCAGTTGACTGATGAATGCCGGGTGATTTGCATGCAGCACCATGAACGAGAGGATGGTGGCGGCTATCCCAGACGTCTTGTCGGTGATCAAATCCATGATTATGCGAGGGTCTGCTGCATTACCGATGTCTATGATGCCCTGACGGCTGAGCGTTCCTATAAAAAAGCGCTCTCTCCCTTTGAGGCCTTAAGAGTTATGAAAGAAGAGATGATAGGCTTCTTTCACAAGGAGATCTTTGAAAACTTTGTCAGGCTGTTTAATGCATAA
- a CDS encoding fumarate reductase iron-sulfur subunit — MSDEGRILRFQIFRYNPQKKGDKPRMVTYEVTEAPGMTIFIALNDIRENQDPSLQFDFICRAGICGSCGMVINGAPDLACRTLTSKFEEGEITLLPLPGFELIGDLSVNTGKFMRAMSERVESWIHDINADEVDYNKLEERMDPDVMDEVYELERCVECGCCISACATKRMRPDFLSAVGFMRLARFYLDPRDKRTDEEFYEIIGDDDGVFGCMTLLGCEDYCPKDLPHQTQIAFLRRKMALVK, encoded by the coding sequence ATGAGTGACGAAGGCAGAATTTTAAGATTTCAGATATTTAGGTATAACCCCCAGAAAAAGGGTGATAAACCCCGCATGGTGACATACGAGGTCACAGAAGCCCCTGGGATGACCATTTTCATTGCATTGAACGATATCAGGGAAAACCAGGATCCCTCCCTCCAGTTTGATTTTATCTGCAGGGCAGGCATCTGCGGTTCCTGCGGTATGGTCATCAATGGTGCGCCTGACCTGGCCTGTAGAACACTCACCTCCAAATTTGAAGAGGGCGAGATCACCCTCTTGCCCCTGCCCGGGTTTGAGCTTATCGGTGATCTGTCCGTGAACACAGGCAAATTCATGCGGGCCATGAGCGAGCGGGTGGAATCCTGGATTCATGACATCAATGCAGACGAGGTGGACTACAATAAATTGGAAGAACGGATGGATCCCGATGTTATGGACGAGGTTTATGAGCTGGAGCGGTGCGTGGAATGCGGATGCTGCATCTCTGCCTGCGCCACCAAGCGGATGCGTCCGGATTTTCTGTCTGCCGTCGGCTTTATGCGCCTGGCGCGGTTTTACCTGGATCCCCGGGACAAGCGGACCGATGAGGAATTCTATGAGATCATCGGGGATGATGACGGGGTGTTCGGCTGCATGACCCTGCTTGGGTGTGAAGATTATTGCCCCAAGGATCTGCCCCACCAGACCCAGATTGCATTTTTAAGGCGGAAGATGGCCCTGGTCAAATAG
- a CDS encoding helix-turn-helix domain-containing protein, protein MQCVICHNEFTLVKGALQLHDKILGTFTVKDTVYEQCEGCGEKLYLPKTLRDIEETEKNRKYELLMKCALEDFIKATEVAEILGCSKQAVHKHKRIRRGFIHFVRHNNQIWYHKKSVKLFLKNGDGRFPLAEIKEKQANVIKFSDLKKASDIKNENYDTAANNPFSNEKQSIKSPQETAGVKEG, encoded by the coding sequence ATGCAGTGTGTAATTTGTCACAACGAGTTTACACTTGTCAAAGGGGCACTTCAGCTCCATGATAAAATCCTTGGCACATTCACAGTAAAAGATACCGTATATGAACAATGTGAAGGATGCGGAGAGAAATTATACCTCCCCAAAACATTAAGGGATATAGAAGAAACAGAAAAAAATCGCAAATACGAGCTCTTAATGAAATGCGCTTTAGAAGATTTTATCAAAGCCACAGAAGTGGCGGAGATTTTAGGTTGCTCAAAACAGGCCGTACACAAACACAAACGCATCAGAAGAGGATTTATTCATTTTGTGAGGCATAACAACCAAATCTGGTATCATAAAAAATCCGTTAAACTTTTTCTTAAAAATGGCGATGGAAGATTTCCATTAGCAGAAATTAAAGAAAAGCAAGCAAACGTTATAAAATTCTCAGATTTGAAGAAAGCATCTGATATCAAAAATGAGAATTATGATACAGCAGCGAATAATCCATTTTCAAACGAAAAGCAGTCAATAAAAAGTCCTCAAGAAACAGCCGGCGTAAAAGAGGGATAA
- a CDS encoding fumarate reductase flavoprotein subunit — protein MNIIYTDNLIIGGGLAGLRVAIAAKQRGYESIILSLMPAKRSHSAAAQGGMQASLGACIKGEGDDEDVHFADTVKGSDWGCDQDVARMFVNTAPKAIRQLSAWGVPWSRVRGGDHDVVINGEKVTITEHNESHGLITARDFGGTKKWRTCYTSDGTGHTMLYTMDNKAIQMDIPVHERKEAIALIHEDGVCHGAVVRDLITGELIAYVVKTTTIATGGYGRLYAVSTNAVISEGIGTAIALETGVATLGNMEAVQFHPTAIVPVGILTTEGCRGDGGLLLDKDGYRFMPDYEPDKKELASRDVVSRRMTEHMRKGKGVSSRYGDHLWLDITLLGRDHIEKNLREVKEICEYFLGIDPVKEYIPVRPTQHYSMGGVRTNATGESLTLKGLFSAGEAACWDMHGFNRLGGNSVAETVVAGMLVGEYVADYCAANSLKVSTSTIEHFVKREEGKIADLLTRDYGENPFQLKAEMQKIMMDKVGIFRNGEDLAQAVEELKLLNQRAKKIALRNRISSSNPELVEAIRVPKMIKLAQCVAYGAQLRTESRGAHAREDFPERNDRDWLKRTLTTWKDEDSDLPEVTYEDLDIMKMEMPPGSRGYGVDNTVHHPDTEKRIAEIEEIKTANPTADRHEMQELLNPLDIPEKFKGKNERIGRGYK, from the coding sequence ATGAATATCATATATACGGATAATTTAATTATCGGAGGCGGACTGGCAGGGCTCCGCGTTGCCATTGCAGCCAAGCAGAGGGGGTATGAATCCATTATTCTGTCCCTCATGCCTGCCAAACGGTCACATTCAGCCGCAGCCCAGGGCGGGATGCAGGCATCTCTGGGCGCCTGCATCAAAGGCGAGGGGGATGATGAAGATGTCCATTTTGCTGACACGGTAAAAGGCTCTGACTGGGGATGTGACCAGGATGTGGCCCGGATGTTTGTGAACACGGCACCCAAAGCCATCCGCCAGCTTTCGGCCTGGGGAGTTCCCTGGTCCAGGGTCAGGGGCGGAGACCATGACGTGGTCATTAATGGCGAAAAAGTAACCATCACGGAGCATAACGAGTCCCACGGCCTGATCACGGCCAGGGATTTCGGGGGCACCAAAAAATGGCGGACCTGTTACACCTCTGACGGCACCGGACACACCATGCTCTATACCATGGACAACAAGGCCATCCAGATGGATATCCCGGTCCATGAACGAAAAGAGGCCATTGCCCTGATTCATGAGGACGGGGTCTGCCACGGGGCCGTTGTCAGAGATTTGATCACAGGCGAACTTATCGCCTATGTGGTCAAGACCACCACCATTGCCACGGGCGGTTACGGCAGACTTTACGCGGTTTCAACCAATGCGGTGATTTCAGAAGGAATCGGCACGGCCATTGCCCTGGAAACCGGGGTGGCAACCCTTGGGAACATGGAGGCGGTACAGTTTCATCCCACAGCCATTGTGCCCGTGGGCATTCTGACCACCGAAGGCTGCCGGGGGGACGGGGGACTGCTCCTGGATAAGGACGGGTACAGGTTTATGCCCGATTATGAGCCCGACAAAAAAGAACTGGCCTCAAGGGACGTGGTTTCCCGCCGCATGACTGAGCACATGAGAAAAGGAAAAGGTGTCTCTTCAAGGTACGGAGATCATCTCTGGCTGGACATCACTCTTTTGGGCCGTGATCATATTGAAAAAAATCTCCGGGAAGTCAAGGAAATCTGTGAGTACTTTCTGGGCATAGACCCGGTCAAAGAGTATATTCCGGTTCGTCCTACCCAGCATTACTCCATGGGCGGGGTGAGAACCAATGCCACCGGAGAAAGTCTCACCCTAAAAGGTCTTTTTTCAGCCGGCGAGGCTGCCTGCTGGGATATGCACGGGTTCAACCGGTTAGGCGGCAACTCCGTTGCCGAGACCGTGGTGGCCGGCATGCTTGTGGGTGAATATGTGGCAGACTATTGTGCTGCCAACAGCCTGAAGGTTTCCACCTCTACCATTGAGCATTTTGTTAAAAGAGAAGAGGGGAAGATTGCAGATCTGCTGACCCGGGATTACGGGGAAAACCCCTTTCAGCTGAAAGCTGAGATGCAGAAAATTATGATGGACAAGGTGGGCATTTTCAGAAACGGCGAAGACCTTGCCCAGGCTGTGGAAGAGCTTAAACTGCTCAACCAGAGGGCCAAAAAAATTGCCCTGCGCAACCGGATTTCTTCTTCCAACCCGGAACTGGTCGAAGCCATCCGCGTGCCCAAGATGATCAAACTGGCCCAGTGTGTGGCCTATGGTGCCCAGCTTAGGACCGAGAGCCGGGGGGCCCATGCCCGGGAGGATTTTCCGGAAAGAAACGACCGTGACTGGCTGAAAAGAACCCTGACCACCTGGAAAGACGAGGATTCGGATCTGCCGGAAGTCACCTATGAAGATCTGGATATCATGAAAATGGAAATGCCGCCAGGTTCAAGGGGATACGGGGTGGACAATACGGTTCATCATCCGGATACTGAAAAACGGATCGCCGAGATTGAAGAGATCAAAACAGCCAATCCCACGGCAGACCGGCATGAGATGCAGGAGCTTCTCAATCCCTTGGACATTCCGGAAAAATTCAAAGGTAAAAACGAGCGTATCGGCAGGGGGTATAAATAA
- a CDS encoding IS4 family transposase, producing the protein MTHISVPKKQLRSLNFDNFRCPLIKSLSKSPELQSRGDRPLKMTFEDQINALVYFHLQEHKSARHLIQDLKENVFAKENIAPDGGISRSSFCEAINHRGLEQLQFIFEDLYKQALECHPGEHAELGELVSIDGSLINAVLSMHWANYRKGSKKAKVHCGFDINHGIPNKIFLTEGNGAERTFVPKILSKGQTGVMDRGYQSHKEFDLLQEQGKHFVCRIKTRTTRTIIDNHETPSDSYIFYDALVKLGTPNQNQTKRPVRVVGYKIAGVKYYVATDRHDLTAEQIATIYKLRWTIEDFFKWWKEHLKVYHLIARSEYGLMVQILGGLITYLLLAIHCQKQFNEKVTIKRVRQLRTAILNDLFGCEEQGSHSSNRDNIVKDQKIIEQAKT; encoded by the coding sequence ATGACGCACATCTCAGTCCCTAAAAAACAACTACGGTCCCTGAACTTTGACAATTTCAGGTGCCCTCTGATAAAGTCACTTTCAAAATCACCGGAATTACAATCTCGAGGAGACCGCCCTTTAAAAATGACATTCGAAGACCAGATAAATGCTTTGGTTTATTTCCATCTTCAGGAGCACAAGTCTGCCCGACATTTAATTCAGGATCTCAAGGAGAATGTTTTTGCTAAAGAAAATATTGCGCCAGACGGTGGTATCAGCCGTAGTAGTTTCTGTGAAGCCATCAATCACAGGGGACTCGAACAACTGCAATTTATCTTTGAGGATCTTTATAAACAGGCTCTTGAGTGTCATCCGGGTGAACACGCCGAGTTAGGAGAGTTGGTTTCCATTGACGGTAGTCTCATAAATGCAGTCCTTTCAATGCACTGGGCGAACTACAGAAAAGGAAGTAAAAAAGCCAAAGTACATTGCGGATTTGACATTAATCACGGAATCCCAAACAAAATCTTTTTGACTGAAGGCAACGGCGCTGAACGCACTTTTGTTCCCAAAATACTTTCCAAGGGGCAAACAGGTGTTATGGATCGTGGATATCAATCCCATAAAGAATTTGACCTGCTTCAGGAGCAAGGCAAACATTTTGTCTGCCGTATAAAAACCAGGACAACAAGAACAATTATTGATAACCACGAGACCCCTTCCGACAGCTACATTTTTTATGATGCACTGGTTAAACTTGGTACTCCGAATCAAAACCAGACGAAAAGGCCTGTTCGGGTTGTTGGCTATAAAATTGCTGGCGTCAAATACTATGTGGCAACTGACAGGCATGATTTAACAGCGGAACAAATAGCAACAATTTATAAACTCCGGTGGACCATTGAGGATTTTTTCAAATGGTGGAAAGAACATCTGAAGGTATATCATCTCATTGCCCGCAGTGAATACGGCCTTATGGTTCAGATTCTTGGCGGCCTTATCACTTACCTGTTACTGGCAATCCATTGCCAAAAACAGTTTAATGAAAAGGTCACGATCAAAAGAGTTCGGCAGCTGCGAACCGCCATTCTAAATGACCTGTTTGGCTGCGAGGAGCAGGGCTCTCATAGTTCAAACAGGGACAATATTGTCAAAGATCAAAAAATTATTGAGCAAGCAAAAACCTAA
- a CDS encoding fumarate hydratase — MTEFKFETMFPLGKDTTEYRLLSKEHVRVREFEGQEMLMVEPQALTLLSETAFKDVAHLYRADHLAQLKAVIDDPESSDNDRYVALELLKNAVISAQMVYPMCQDTGTAIVMGKKGQQVWTWSDDEKELSKGAFNAYTQNYLRYSQNAPLTMYKEANTKNNMPAQVDIAAVQGDEYKFLFMAKGGGSANKTALFQMTKAVLNSEEILIDFMIEKMKGLGTAACPPYHIAFVIGGTTAELNLKAVKLASARYLDSLPVQGSETGHAFRDTDLEEKVLKKSQELGLGAQFGGKYFALDIRVIRMPRHGASCPVGIGVSCSADRQIKGKITREGVFLEQMETDPGGYLPKSEPEMAPAVEVDLNRPMDEIRAELSKYSVSTRLSLTGKIIVARDIAHAKFMERFEAGKGLPDYIKNHIIYYAGPAKTPEGEASGAFGPTTAGRMDPYVPVFQKQGGSMIMLAKGNRSQQVTDACKEFGGFYLGSPGGPAARLGKDFIKKVELVEYEELGMEAVYMITVENFPAFIIVDDKGNDFYADLL, encoded by the coding sequence ATGACTGAATTTAAATTTGAAACAATGTTTCCTTTGGGAAAGGATACCACCGAGTATCGTTTGCTCTCCAAAGAGCATGTCCGGGTCAGGGAGTTTGAGGGACAAGAGATGCTCATGGTTGAGCCCCAGGCCTTGACTCTTTTGTCCGAAACGGCATTCAAGGATGTGGCTCATCTTTACAGGGCCGATCATCTGGCACAATTAAAGGCGGTGATCGATGATCCTGAAAGTTCTGACAATGACCGGTATGTGGCCTTGGAACTTTTGAAGAATGCTGTGATCTCAGCCCAGATGGTCTATCCCATGTGCCAGGATACGGGCACGGCCATTGTGATGGGTAAAAAAGGCCAGCAGGTCTGGACCTGGTCGGATGATGAAAAAGAACTTTCTAAAGGGGCATTTAATGCCTATACCCAAAATTATTTGAGGTATTCCCAGAATGCGCCTTTGACCATGTATAAAGAGGCCAATACCAAGAACAATATGCCTGCCCAGGTGGATATCGCAGCCGTGCAAGGCGATGAGTACAAGTTTTTGTTCATGGCCAAGGGCGGGGGATCTGCCAATAAAACAGCCCTTTTTCAGATGACCAAGGCCGTGCTCAACTCAGAAGAGATCCTGATCGATTTTATGATTGAAAAGATGAAGGGGCTGGGGACGGCCGCCTGTCCGCCCTACCATATCGCCTTTGTCATCGGCGGCACCACTGCCGAACTCAACCTTAAGGCGGTAAAATTGGCCTCTGCCCGGTATCTTGATTCTCTGCCCGTCCAAGGCTCTGAGACCGGCCATGCGTTCAGGGATACAGACCTTGAAGAAAAAGTATTGAAAAAATCCCAGGAATTGGGACTGGGCGCCCAGTTCGGAGGCAAATATTTTGCCCTGGATATCCGGGTCATCCGCATGCCCAGGCACGGTGCCTCATGCCCTGTGGGTATCGGGGTCTCCTGTTCTGCCGACCGCCAGATCAAGGGCAAGATCACAAGGGAGGGGGTATTTTTAGAGCAGATGGAAACCGATCCCGGAGGTTATCTGCCCAAGTCCGAACCTGAAATGGCCCCGGCCGTTGAGGTGGATCTTAACCGGCCTATGGACGAGATCCGGGCGGAATTGTCTAAGTATTCTGTTTCCACAAGGCTTTCTCTTACCGGGAAAATTATTGTGGCCCGGGATATTGCCCATGCCAAGTTCATGGAAAGATTTGAGGCGGGAAAAGGCCTGCCCGATTATATTAAAAACCATATCATTTATTATGCAGGCCCTGCCAAAACCCCTGAAGGGGAAGCTTCAGGCGCATTCGGCCCGACAACGGCCGGCCGTATGGATCCCTATGTGCCTGTGTTCCAGAAACAAGGGGGCTCCATGATCATGCTGGCCAAGGGAAACAGAAGCCAGCAGGTCACCGATGCCTGTAAAGAATTTGGCGGATTTTATTTGGGATCTCCCGGAGGGCCTGCGGCCCGGCTGGGCAAAGATTTTATCAAAAAAGTCGAGCTGGTGGAGTATGAGGAGCTTGGCATGGAAGCCGTCTATATGATCACCGTGGAAAATTTCCCTGCCTTTATCATCGTGGATGACAAGGGCAATGATTTTTACGCAGATTTGCTTTAA